The segment tatcccaaatgtttccaactatttgtaaatcgtgagaaaattgcaattttacccaaggctccgggacgtgtgaggagtcgcctgtcaattacgtcatacccgcgttaccctcggtttccgcttttattttgtaaaaaccatggaaacaccaaagacactttaatatattacacgttttaatagacaagggaacaactgttttgatatatttgtagacagaaaacgaattgttgttatagctcaacacgtttagtcttattgtttaaattaattttcttgatgttttgcgagtaccatgctttaccatgcctcagagaaaaacactattttgtgaagtagctaacatagcataatcagatgtagctttatttttagtaacagtaatacagcattttccccatcatacaatacgttttaaaattaattccatgccatttatcaacacaatcatccagtatttaatctgatattgtaaaatcgatctatcttactgcagtgtgtaacagtgtctcacagcagccggcgagcgaacgcacagagtaacgttataacatcattttcaacactgtcaaatgtatctaatatgatgaacagagctgcgttacctcatactcatgaccggggaagcggcgccggcgactgtgtcataataaaagtcccgctgttCGTGAGGCGTGTtgagcaatcgctccagctcctcgttcagctccacaacactcgctcctgctctgcttcacactacagtaacgttaataatcacatccatgaacatgatttcttcccgagtcctatccctattcttttgcaccgtccgttgcggtgaagaccacatgtcccaagattccgcgctcaaacttgccatcatcaagctatgcctttaaataggcttctagcgtcctctagtggacagaaaatattacatactgcacctttaatggtGAAATTTTTATAATCAAaatatatcggccaatatacCGGTTATCggttttcaaatataaagaattatcggctATCAgccaaaatgttcatttccacttttgagaaacccggaaatgtgaaaagggtctatagcAAACcaaaaccatccaatcaattccccgtGCACAAAATCAAGctccgccctacatttgttcttgtctGCAAAGCTGTTTCACGCTGATATGTTACAATAGGGgagaaaagactattgcaacttccgtttcatgctgactttaaacaTATAGATTCATATAACATGGTATTAACACATGCAAATCAGTAAAATCTCTAAATTCTCACCCCACAGTAACTGCTGCTGTCACTCGGCTTGTTTTGAGGATGGATCCCGTGGTGTTGAGCTACCAGGACAGTCTGCTGCGGCGCTCAGATGTGGCGCTTTTAAACGGACCGCACTGGCTGAACGATCAGGTCATAGGATTCGCCTTCGAGTACTTCACAACGGAGCACTTCAAAAGTCTGGGCGAGAAGGTCTGTTTCATCAGCCCTGAAGTCGCCCAGTTCATCAAGTACGCCTCGTGTCAAGAGGAGCTCGCCATTTTCCTGGAGCCGCTGAGTCTCGCGTCCCGCCGGTGGGTTTTTTTGGCCGTCAATGACAACGCTAACCAAACGGCCGGCGGCTCCCATTGGAGCTTGCTCGTCTATCGGCGAGACACCAGTCAGTTCACCCACTACGACTCCCAGAGCGGAGGTAACTCATTGCACGCCCGTCGTATTGCAGCCAAGTTGGAGGCTTTTCTAGGAGCTGGAGCGAAAGTGCCTTTCGTGGAGGAGCAGTGCCCCTCGCAGCAGAACAGCTATGACTGCGGCATGTATGTGATCTGTAACGCCGAGGCTCTGTGCGAGAGCGCGAGAGTCGAAGGCTGCCCACACCTGCCCGCTCAGATCATAACACCCACCTACATCACACGCAAACGGACAGAATGGTATTCGCTAATACAGAGACTCGCCAAGGAATGACTAGTTGACCTCTTCCATCAGTGTCGTGTTTACGTGAACTGGGAAAAGTGAACACGCACATATTTATCATACTCAATCCTGCACGAAACAAACTGCAT is part of the Chanodichthys erythropterus isolate Z2021 chromosome 11, ASM2448905v1, whole genome shotgun sequence genome and harbors:
- the senp8 gene encoding sentrin-specific protease 8, with translation MDPVVLSYQDSLLRRSDVALLNGPHWLNDQVIGFAFEYFTTEHFKSLGEKVCFISPEVAQFIKYASCQEELAIFLEPLSLASRRWVFLAVNDNANQTAGGSHWSLLVYRRDTSQFTHYDSQSGGNSLHARRIAAKLEAFLGAGAKVPFVEEQCPSQQNSYDCGMYVICNAEALCESARVEGCPHLPAQIITPTYITRKRTEWYSLIQRLAKE